A region from the Triticum aestivum cultivar Chinese Spring chromosome 3D, IWGSC CS RefSeq v2.1, whole genome shotgun sequence genome encodes:
- the LOC123080246 gene encoding dual specificity protein kinase shkB isoform X1 — protein sequence MEADELLKKLRVLEEGHAELKREVGRLMPTPDRPRGAQSAARRRAFRARLSSSWQVAARGRLPDRHCHWILQSLGQAVHVIAPDGKFLYWSRYSEHMFGYSASEAIGRNAVELIVHPTDYDAAQIVIQKIFRGKCWRGKFPVKNKSGERFLILIHNSPLYDDDGSLVGLIGLSLDVRTLEEIFSPSGSAESYPSTRKSQFHANNRPKSDSLNKGSLHSQQPVRSTTTSKIVTWVTSVTSRVRSRIRTCQNDDKQYGSDCEGQYSALDLQAELAISEEKTPSGDVMHRVFVDKSCKTSSDDSGEGKVGFHKIFNAKAEALLAKKGILPWKGHEIDGGSGKNNMNSIQLHDKQENDQNHQRVAVLEPFIIPACQNSEYTWASKYEVSGSWWDFNINSVSSMRSTGSTNSSGIETVDYEADCLDYEILWEDLVIGEQVGQGCCGTVYHALWHGSDVAAKVFSKQEYSEEMINTFRQEVSLMKKLRHPNIILFMGAVLSQQRLCIVTEFLPRGSLFRLLRTNIGKMDPRRRVNMAIDIARGMNYLHNSIPTVVHRDLKSPNLLVDKNWTVKVADFGLSRLKLETFLTTKTGKGTPQWMAPEVLRSEPSNEKSDVFSYGVVLWELITQKIPWDTHNTMQVIGAVGFMDHRLEIPRDVDLQWASMIQSCWDSDPQRRPSFQELLERLRELQKQYNVQAQTQRKEAAKVAGSMSIKDS from the exons ATGGAGGCGGACGAGCTGCTGAAGAAGCTACGGGTGCTGGAGGAGGGGCACGCCGAGCTCAAGCGGGAGGTAGGCAGGCTCATGCCGACGCCGGACCGCCCCCGCGGCGCGCAGTCCGCGGCCCGGCGCCGCGCTTTCCGCGCGCGGCTCTCGTCGTCGTGGCAGGTCGCCGCCCGCGGCAGGTTGCCCGACAGGCACTGCCACTGGATACTGCAGTCGCTGGGGCAGGCCGTGCACGTCATTGCCCCCGACGGCAAGTTCCTGTACTG GAGCCGGTATTCTGAGCATATGTTTGGCTATTCTGCATCAGAAGCAATTGGCCGGAATGCTGTTGAATTAATCGTTCATCCCACTGACTATGATGCAGCACAAATTGTCATCCAGAAAATATTTAGGGGGAAGTGTTGGAGAGGGAAGTTTCCTGTTAAGAACAAGTCAGGAGAGAGGTTTCTTATTTTAATCCATAACAGCCCTTTATACGATGATGATGGTAGCTTGGTGGGCCTCATTGGTCTCTCGCTTGATGTACGGACATTAGAGGAGATATTTAGTCCCTCAGGCTCAGCGGAATCCTACCCAAGTACCAGAAAGTCCCAGTTTCATGCTAACAACCGGCCTAAAAGTGATTCACTAAACAAAGGTTCTCTTCACTCACAGCAACCTGTTCGATCTACTACCACCTCCAAGATAGTAACTTGG GTTACCAGTGTGACAAGTAGAGTTCGTTCTCGGATAAGGACATGTCAGAATGACGATAAACAGTATGGTAGTGACTGTGAGGGCCAGTATTCTGCACTTGATCTCCAAGCCGAGTTGGCAATAAGTGAAGAAAAAACCCCTAGTGGGGATGTAATGCATCGTGTCTTTGTTGACAAGTCATGCAAAACAAGTAGTGATGATTCAGGAGAGGGAAAAGTAGGGTTTCACAAGATATTTAATGCAAAGGCTGAGGCATTATTGGCGAAGAAGGGCATATTGCCTTGGAAAGGACATGAAATTGATGGGGGTTCTGGAAAGAATAACATGAACTCAATACAGTTGCATGATAAGCAAGAGAATGACCAGAATCATCAGAGAGTTGCAGTTCTAGAGCCTTTCATAATTCCAGCCTGCCAAAACAGCGAATACACTTGGGCTAGCAAATATGAGGTCTCAGGTTCCTGGTGGGATTTCAACATAAACAGCGTGAGTAGCATGAGAAGCACTGGGAGTACTAACAGCAGCGGTATTGAGACAGTAGATTATGAAGCAGACTGCTTAGATTATGAGATTCTCTGGGAAGACCTAGTAATTGGAGAACAAGTAGGTCAAG GTTGTTGCGGAACAGTGTATCATGCTCTGTGGCATGGCTCG GACGTGgcagctaaagtattctccaagcagGAATATTCAGAAGAAATGATAAATACCTTCAGACAAGAG GTATCATTGATGAAGAAACTACGACATCCCAATATAATACTTTTCATGGGTGCAGTTCTGTCGCAGCAACGACTTTGTATTGTTACTGAATTTCTCCCACG CGGGAGTTTGTTCCGGTTGCTCCGAACTAACATTGGCAAGATGGATCCAAGACGGAGAGTTAACATGGCTATAGACATT GCAAGGGGCATGAACTATCTTCACAATTCCATTCCCACTGTTGTGCACCGTGATTTGAAATCGCCAAACCTGCTGGTTGATAAGAATTGGACTGTAAAG GTTGCAGACTTTGGTCTTTCACGTCTGAAACTGGAAACATTTCTGACAACAAAAACTGGAAAAGGAACA CCGCAGTGGATGGCTCCAGAGGTGCTACGGAGTGAACCTTCAAATGAAAA GTCTGATGTATTCAGTTATGGAGTAGTCCTGTGGGAGCTTATTACTCAGAAGATTCCCTGGGATACTCACAATACAATGCAG GTCATCGGAGCCGTAGGTTTCATGGATCACAGACTGGAAATTCCAAGGGATGTGGATCTTCAGTGGGCATCGATGATCCAGAGTTGTTGGGACAG TGACCCACAACGCCGCCCTTCATTCCAAGAACTCCTTGAGAGGCTCCGGGAGCTGCAAAAGCAGTACAACGTTCAGGCGCAGACACAGCGGAAAGAAGCTGCGAAAGTTGCTGGAAGTATGAGCATCAAAGATAGCTAG
- the LOC123080246 gene encoding uncharacterized protein isoform X2, with protein MEADELLKKLRVLEEGHAELKREVGRLMPTPDRPRGAQSAARRRAFRARLSSSWQVAARGRLPDRHCHWILQSLGQAVHVIAPDGKFLYWSRYSEHMFGYSASEAIGRNAVELIVHPTDYDAAQIVIQKIFRGKCWRGKFPVKNKSGERFLILIHNSPLYDDDGSLVGLIGLSLDVRTLEEIFSPSGSAESYPSTRKSQFHANNRPKSDSLNKGSLHSQQPVRSTTTSKIVTWVTSVTSRVRSRIRTCQNDDKQYGSDCEGQYSALDLQAELAISEEKTPSGDVMHRVFVDKSCKTSSDDSGEGKVGFHKIFNAKAEALLAKKGILPWKGHEIDGGSGKNNMNSIQLHDKQENDQNHQRVAVLEPFIIPACQNSEYTWASKYEVSGSWWDFNINSVSSMRSTGSTNSSGIETVDYEADCLDYEILWEDLVIGEQVGQGCCGTVYHALWHGSDVAAKVFSKQEYSEEMINTFRQEVSLMKKLRHPNIILFMGAVLSQQRLCIVTEFLPRGSLFRLLRTNIGKMDPRRRVNMAIDIVIGAVGFMDHRLEIPRDVDLQWASMIQSCWDSDPQRRPSFQELLERLRELQKQYNVQAQTQRKEAAKVAGSMSIKDS; from the exons ATGGAGGCGGACGAGCTGCTGAAGAAGCTACGGGTGCTGGAGGAGGGGCACGCCGAGCTCAAGCGGGAGGTAGGCAGGCTCATGCCGACGCCGGACCGCCCCCGCGGCGCGCAGTCCGCGGCCCGGCGCCGCGCTTTCCGCGCGCGGCTCTCGTCGTCGTGGCAGGTCGCCGCCCGCGGCAGGTTGCCCGACAGGCACTGCCACTGGATACTGCAGTCGCTGGGGCAGGCCGTGCACGTCATTGCCCCCGACGGCAAGTTCCTGTACTG GAGCCGGTATTCTGAGCATATGTTTGGCTATTCTGCATCAGAAGCAATTGGCCGGAATGCTGTTGAATTAATCGTTCATCCCACTGACTATGATGCAGCACAAATTGTCATCCAGAAAATATTTAGGGGGAAGTGTTGGAGAGGGAAGTTTCCTGTTAAGAACAAGTCAGGAGAGAGGTTTCTTATTTTAATCCATAACAGCCCTTTATACGATGATGATGGTAGCTTGGTGGGCCTCATTGGTCTCTCGCTTGATGTACGGACATTAGAGGAGATATTTAGTCCCTCAGGCTCAGCGGAATCCTACCCAAGTACCAGAAAGTCCCAGTTTCATGCTAACAACCGGCCTAAAAGTGATTCACTAAACAAAGGTTCTCTTCACTCACAGCAACCTGTTCGATCTACTACCACCTCCAAGATAGTAACTTGG GTTACCAGTGTGACAAGTAGAGTTCGTTCTCGGATAAGGACATGTCAGAATGACGATAAACAGTATGGTAGTGACTGTGAGGGCCAGTATTCTGCACTTGATCTCCAAGCCGAGTTGGCAATAAGTGAAGAAAAAACCCCTAGTGGGGATGTAATGCATCGTGTCTTTGTTGACAAGTCATGCAAAACAAGTAGTGATGATTCAGGAGAGGGAAAAGTAGGGTTTCACAAGATATTTAATGCAAAGGCTGAGGCATTATTGGCGAAGAAGGGCATATTGCCTTGGAAAGGACATGAAATTGATGGGGGTTCTGGAAAGAATAACATGAACTCAATACAGTTGCATGATAAGCAAGAGAATGACCAGAATCATCAGAGAGTTGCAGTTCTAGAGCCTTTCATAATTCCAGCCTGCCAAAACAGCGAATACACTTGGGCTAGCAAATATGAGGTCTCAGGTTCCTGGTGGGATTTCAACATAAACAGCGTGAGTAGCATGAGAAGCACTGGGAGTACTAACAGCAGCGGTATTGAGACAGTAGATTATGAAGCAGACTGCTTAGATTATGAGATTCTCTGGGAAGACCTAGTAATTGGAGAACAAGTAGGTCAAG GTTGTTGCGGAACAGTGTATCATGCTCTGTGGCATGGCTCG GACGTGgcagctaaagtattctccaagcagGAATATTCAGAAGAAATGATAAATACCTTCAGACAAGAG GTATCATTGATGAAGAAACTACGACATCCCAATATAATACTTTTCATGGGTGCAGTTCTGTCGCAGCAACGACTTTGTATTGTTACTGAATTTCTCCCACG CGGGAGTTTGTTCCGGTTGCTCCGAACTAACATTGGCAAGATGGATCCAAGACGGAGAGTTAACATGGCTATAGACATT GTCATCGGAGCCGTAGGTTTCATGGATCACAGACTGGAAATTCCAAGGGATGTGGATCTTCAGTGGGCATCGATGATCCAGAGTTGTTGGGACAG TGACCCACAACGCCGCCCTTCATTCCAAGAACTCCTTGAGAGGCTCCGGGAGCTGCAAAAGCAGTACAACGTTCAGGCGCAGACACAGCGGAAAGAAGCTGCGAAAGTTGCTGGAAGTATGAGCATCAAAGATAGCTAG